CATTTTGCGGGGGAAACCAATCATGGGACCAATGAGTCGTCGTGAATTCGTGCGTCACTCGGCAGCATTGTCTGCGGCGGTGGCGGCATCGACGGGTGGCGTTGCGCTGGGCAAAGAAGCCTTGCCGGAAGCACGCAAGCCCGATGCCACCAAGACGTTGCGCGTCGCGGTCATTGGCGTGAACAGCCGAGGGATGGCCCATGTCGACGGCTTCGCCGGTCGCCACAATTGCGAAATCGTGACGATTTGCGATTGCGATGAAGCCGTGGTGGGCAAGGCAATCAGCACCGTCGAAAAGCGACAGAACGGGAAAGCCCCCAAGTTCGAAAAAGATTTGCGTCGGGTGATGGATGACAAGTCGATTGACATTGTCTCGATTGCAACGCCGAATCACTGGCACGCGCTGGCGGCGATTTGGGCCATGCAAGCGGGGAAGGATGTCTACGTCGAAAAGCCGGTGAGCCACAATGTTTGGGAAGGCCGTCGGATTGTCGACATTGCTCGCGCAACCGGCATGATCTGCCAAACCGGGACACAAATCCGCAGCACGGGCGCACTCAACGACGCGGTCAAGTTTTTGCAGTCCGGCGGGCTGGGCAAGGTCCGATTGGCACGCGGGTTGTGCTATAAGCCGCGTCGCAGCATTGGCGACATCGGTCGCAAGAAGGGTGCCCAACCAACGCCCAAGAGCCTCGATTACGATTTGTGGTGTGGTCCCGCTCCGAAATCGCCGCTGATGCGGGCCAAGCTGCACTACGATTGGCACTGGGTGTACGAAACCGGTAACGGCGACTTGGGCAACCAAGGCATCCACCAAATGGACGTGGCCCGCTGGGGGCTTGGCAAGAATCAACTCGCTAATAGCGTGTGGAGCATCGGCGGTCGCTTTGGCTATGTCGATGATGGCGAAACCGCCAACACGCAGATTGCGCATTTCGATTACGGCGATTCGAGCCTGATTTTTGAAGTCCGCGGTTTGAATACCGCCGATTGGCTGGCCGATACCCGCAAGCAGCCGACCGCCGATGGCAAGATGCGAGCCACGGTTGGCAACGTCTTCTATGGCGAAAAGGGGTATTTGATTGTGGGTGGGTACGAAAGTGCCGTCGCAGTCACCCCGGATTGGGAAGTCATCAAGGTGTTCAGCAAGGGTGGCGATCACTTTGGCAACTTCGTGAATGCCGTCCGCAAGCGCGATCACAAGCTGCTCAACGCGGATATTCTCGAAGGGCACTTGTCTAGCGCCCTTTGCCATCTGGCGAATATCAGCCTGCTCAATGGCACTCCCGCGCCGCTGGCCAGCGAAGTGAAAGATCTCACGGACAACGCCGATGTCCGAGAAACGCTGACCCGCTTCAAGACGCACCTGACCGAGAACAAGGTCGATCTCGCATCGACGACCGCGCTCGTCGGGCCGAAGCTGGTGCTGAATCCCGAAACGGAAACCTTCCTCAACGCCCCGGCCAAGGCAACGCAAATGCTTCGCCGCGAATATCGCAAGGGCTTTGAAGTGCCGACGCAAAACTCCTGATCGCGCTCCCGCCGATCATGGCATGAACCTCCCTGAAATCTGCCCCACAACCGGCTCCATTCGAGCGCGGCTTGTGGGGCGGTGTCGAATTTTCCCACCGAGTTGCATCATGAAGCCATTTCTGCTAGCCCTGTCTGGCCTGCTTCTCGGGGCATCGATTGCGGCTGCCGACACTCCTCAATCGGTCCCGCCGAGCGCTCCCAATCAACCGACCGAACCGCTGGCCAAATCGTTCTCCTGGTCTGCGGCGCGATCCTTTTTGGATACCGTGAATCGGAATTGGACCGACAATCGCCAATGCTTGGCTTGTCATACGAACTTGTACTACATGCATGCCCGACCATTGTTGGAGCAGGCGGATTCCGAAGCGCATCGGTCGATTCGGGAGTTTCTCGAAGATCGTGCCCAGCATTGGGATACGGCGAAACCGCGTTGGGATGCAGAAGTGCTGACAACGGCGTTTGCGTTGGCCGGGAATGATGCCGCCAGCACGGGAAAACTCCACGCAGCCACCAAATCCGCGCTGGATCGCATGTGGAAGCTGCAAACGGCCGATGGCGGATTCAACTGGCTGAAATGTGCTTGGCCGCCGATGGAGCATGATGACTACTACGGGGCGACGATCGCGGCGGTGGCGACAGCGATTGCTCCCGAGGATTACGCGAAATCGCCTGCCGCACAGGCCGGACTCGCCAAATTGCGGACGTACTTCGCCAAGAATCCCGCTCCCGATTTGCATCATCGCACGATGTTGCTTTGGGCATCGGCCAAACTCGAGGGCTTGCTCACCGAGCGCGAGAAGCAGGCGACCATCGCCGAGTTGCGAAAAGTCCAACGTGCGGATGGCGGCTGGAGCTTGCCTGCGCTGGGAACCTACAAGCGTCGGGACGGTTCTGCGAATGATCCGACTGCGCCCAGCGATGGCTATGCGACGGGATTGGCGGTGATGGTGCTGCGGCAGGCCGGAGTTGCAGCCAATGATCCAGGTATCCAACGTGGTGCCGCTTGGCTGAAAGCGAATCAGCGGGAATCCGGGCGCTGGTTCACCCGATCGCTGAATAACGATAAGGCGCATCTGATTGCCAATGCCGGAAGTTCGCTGGCGGTGATGGCGTTGAAAGCGGTCGAAGGGAAATAAAATAGGCTCTCCGGATGGAGAGCCGCCGAGCGTGGGCCGGGATTCATTCGAGGCTAGATCGGTCGAACGGCTGTGCGATCAAATGAGGTCGTGCCGTCGCTTGGCCGATCGGGCCTTATTGCATTCCTGGCAGATGCCACGAATGATGAGCGAGTGGCCGTTCATCTGGAACAGATTGGCCGCCGCGGTTTCTCGAAGCAGGGCTTCAATGGCAGGGTTCTGAAATTCGATCATCTTATGACAACGCTCGCAGACGAGGTGATCGTGCTGTGGGTAGCCATAATCGTGTTCGTAGAACGTCCGCGAGCCAATTTCGAGCCGACGCAACAGGCCAGCATCGACCAATTTCGTCAGGGTGCGATAGACGGTGGCCCGACTGACTCGCAATTTCGCATCGCGGAGATCGTCAATGAGTTGTTCGGTATCAAAGTGATCGTGATGCGAAAAGATATGGTTAACGAGATCCCGCTGTTGCTCTGTGTACCGCTGGGGCTTGGAGCGGCTTGAGAGAAACTCGCGGAATTTTTCTTCCGGCGTCTGGGACACTTCCACCGCGGGTAGACTCACGGTGATTTCTCCTGATCCAGCAATGAGCTAGCACGTGAATCGGTCCCGAGCAATCTCGGAGATGCCGATTCACGGCGTTGCGAGTTACTGATCATTATAGCTTGGATTGGGCAGAAACCAACCCAGGCTGGATTATCGAGAGACGATCTCAATTACTCGGCCGACAGTCGGCGGGAGAGTTGATCGAGAGCGGCTTCCCACTTTTCTTCGGTCTCATACGTTCTGGCTGCGATTTCCGCTTTGATTCGGGCGACCAAATCCCAGCGAATATCCGAACCGGACTCGGGCAGGGCCGTGCGATTCACCGGCAATTCCGTGCCGATCGAAACCGTCGAACCCACGCCATTCTTCACACGGTGCAACGTCTTCATGAGAACTTCTCCCCTGACGAATGGGGCCAGGTTCGTAGAACCGGGGATTCCCGTTCACAGGTTAAGTGTACGCTGAACAGCCGATCGGCTGCAATCTCCGTCGCCGTCGGGATGGGAACAGACGGCAAACAACTTGACAGGTCTCGCCGATTGTGCCGATTGGAGAATCCGGTGAAGCGGGGCAAGCTGCCTTGGAGTGGCAATCTTGGTCTCGCGGGGAATTCACTTCGGTCACATTCGGGTCATTTCGGCCTTGGCCATCCTCGCTCCGTGCCGTCTTGACAGAAGAATTAATCGGCTTCTGGTGTATCGGAGTTCAGTAAATTCTCGGAAGAATCCGCGTCGGGGTAAGCCGGCGATTCTGCGGCGGCGGCGTTGGCTTGCTGACGCAGGAGATTCACGCGATGATCCGCCAACCGCGTCGTTTCCGGCAAGCGATATTTCGGCGATGCCATCAGCACCACCTCGACCGCTTGTTCGTGGCTGACCGCGTGTCCTGGCGAGACAAACAGCGGGTTGATCCCCGTGCGGGTGCGGACGACCGTGCCAATGCGCTGGTCGTGATCCATCAGCGGGCTGGTGCTGCCTCGCGGCAAATCGGGCGGGGTGAACGTGCCGCACAGACGCGATTTGCCACAGCCTATGGTGGGGATGCCCAACCACATCCCCAGATGGGCGGCGACGCCAAATCGACGCGGGTGGGCGATGCCTT
This DNA window, taken from Tuwongella immobilis, encodes the following:
- the nfi gene encoding deoxyribonuclease V (cleaves DNA at apurinic or apyrimidinic sites); protein product: MNFPELHGWDLSATEAVALQRELAQRVDLTPRLGDCRILAGADISYNKFSTTLYATIVVIAWPSGDVLETQDVVAEQTFPYIPGLLSFRELPPFLTAFRRLQTVPDVVICDGQGIAHPRRFGVAAHLGMWLGIPTIGCGKSRLCGTFTPPDLPRGSTSPLMDHDQRIGTVVRTRTGINPLFVSPGHAVSHEQAVEVVLMASPKYRLPETTRLADHRVNLLRQQANAAAAESPAYPDADSSENLLNSDTPEAD
- a CDS encoding prenyltransferase/squalene oxidase repeat-containing protein codes for the protein MKPFLLALSGLLLGASIAAADTPQSVPPSAPNQPTEPLAKSFSWSAARSFLDTVNRNWTDNRQCLACHTNLYYMHARPLLEQADSEAHRSIREFLEDRAQHWDTAKPRWDAEVLTTAFALAGNDAASTGKLHAATKSALDRMWKLQTADGGFNWLKCAWPPMEHDDYYGATIAAVATAIAPEDYAKSPAAQAGLAKLRTYFAKNPAPDLHHRTMLLWASAKLEGLLTEREKQATIAELRKVQRADGGWSLPALGTYKRRDGSANDPTAPSDGYATGLAVMVLRQAGVAANDPGIQRGAAWLKANQRESGRWFTRSLNNDKAHLIANAGSSLAVMALKAVEGK
- a CDS encoding Gfo/Idh/MocA family protein; its protein translation is MGPMSRREFVRHSAALSAAVAASTGGVALGKEALPEARKPDATKTLRVAVIGVNSRGMAHVDGFAGRHNCEIVTICDCDEAVVGKAISTVEKRQNGKAPKFEKDLRRVMDDKSIDIVSIATPNHWHALAAIWAMQAGKDVYVEKPVSHNVWEGRRIVDIARATGMICQTGTQIRSTGALNDAVKFLQSGGLGKVRLARGLCYKPRRSIGDIGRKKGAQPTPKSLDYDLWCGPAPKSPLMRAKLHYDWHWVYETGNGDLGNQGIHQMDVARWGLGKNQLANSVWSIGGRFGYVDDGETANTQIAHFDYGDSSLIFEVRGLNTADWLADTRKQPTADGKMRATVGNVFYGEKGYLIVGGYESAVAVTPDWEVIKVFSKGGDHFGNFVNAVRKRDHKLLNADILEGHLSSALCHLANISLLNGTPAPLASEVKDLTDNADVRETLTRFKTHLTENKVDLASTTALVGPKLVLNPETETFLNAPAKATQMLRREYRKGFEVPTQNS
- a CDS encoding Fur family transcriptional regulator → MSLPAVEVSQTPEEKFREFLSSRSKPQRYTEQQRDLVNHIFSHHDHFDTEQLIDDLRDAKLRVSRATVYRTLTKLVDAGLLRRLEIGSRTFYEHDYGYPQHDHLVCERCHKMIEFQNPAIEALLRETAAANLFQMNGHSLIIRGICQECNKARSAKRRHDLI